In the genome of Taeniopygia guttata chromosome 26, bTaeGut7.mat, whole genome shotgun sequence, one region contains:
- the NGF gene encoding beta-nerve growth factor, with the protein MPMLFYTLTAAFLIGTQAAPKSEDNAPLEFPAEHSLLSTRSDRPHIAQEAPQTSHGHATWSLGRREALNITVDPKIFRKRRFRSPRVLFSTEPPPVAGQGQNLGFLSSTGALNRTARSRRSTHPVLHRGEFSVCDSVSMWVGDKTTATDIKGKEVTVLGEVNINNNVFKQYFFETKCRDPKPVSGGCRGIDAKHWNSYCTTTHTFVKALTMEGKQAAWRFIRIDTACVCVLSRKAARP; encoded by the coding sequence ATGCCCATGCTGTTCTACACTCTGACTGCAGCTTTTTTGATCGGCACACAGGCAGCTCCCAAGTCAGAGGACAATGCTCCACTGGAGTTTCCTGCAGAACACTCCCTGCTCAGTACCCGGAGCGACCGACCCCACATTGCCCAGGAGGCTCCGCAGACATCCCACGGCCACGCCACGTGGAGCCTCGGCAGGAGAGAAGCTCTAAACATCACCGTGGACCCCAAAATCTTTCGGAAGCGGCGTTTCCGGTCTCCCCGGGTGCTGTTCAGCACGGAGCCCCCGCCAGTGGCCGGGCAGGGccagaatttgggatttctcAGCAGCACGGGGGCTCTCAACAGGactgccaggagcaggaggagcacaCACCCCGTGCTGCACCGCGGGGAGTTCTCGGTGTGCGACAGCGTCAGCATGTGGGTCGGGGACAAAACCACGGCCACCGACATCAAGGGCAAGGAGGTGACGGTGCTGGGCGAGGTCAACATCAACAACAACGTCTTTAAGCAGTACTTTTTCGAGACCAAGTGCAGGGACCCCAAGCCGGTGTCGGGCGGGTGCCGCGGCATCGACGCCAAGCACTGGAACTCGTACTGCACCACCACCCACACCTTCGTCAAGGCCCTGACCATGGAGGGCAAGCAGGCGGCCTGGAGGTTCATCCGCATCGACACCGCCTGCGTCTGCGTGCTCAGCAGGAAGGCGGCCAGGCCCTGA